The following proteins are co-located in the Silene latifolia isolate original U9 population chromosome 1, ASM4854445v1, whole genome shotgun sequence genome:
- the LOC141612201 gene encoding lariat debranching enzyme, with translation MKIAIEGCMHGELDNVYRTIADLEKSQNTKIDLLLCCGDFQAVRNKKDLDSMNVPAKFKHMNTFWKYYSGQEVAPIPTIFIGGNHEASNYLWELYYGGWAAPNIYFLGFAGVIKFGNVRIGGLSGIYNAHNYKLGHFERPPYNQSELRSIYHVREYDVMKLMQVEEPIDIFLSHDWPIGITDCGNLRELVKKKPYFEKEIEDRTLGSMPAAKLLDELKPSYWFSAHLHCKFSALVQHGEYGPVTKFLALDKCLPGRKFLQVIEVPSEPGPFELQFDEEWLTITRALHSAFPLAKRADLRNVRIDKEGCRQWVKNRLSTRGAKPFDFASTAPYYDPGQSASNAPTVEHYRNPQTEALLQFLELPYLLGGSAASSDSFDYSASVSKDIGISNSEDIPIDDVDELEELAVDKGELADEYA, from the exons ATGAAGATAGCAATTGAAGGATGCATGCATGGTGAACTCGACAATGTCTACAGAACCATCGCCGATTTGGAGAAATCTCAGAACACTAAAATCGACCTTCTTCTTTGTTGCGGCGATTTTCAG GCTGTTAGAAACAAAAAGGATCTTGATAGCATGAATGTACCAGCTAAATTTAAACACATGAACACTTTCTGGAAATACTATTCAGGGCAAGAAGTAGCTCCAATTCCAACTATTTTCATTGGTGGAAATCACGAAGCATCCAATTACCTTTGGGAACT GTACTATGGTGGATGGGCTGCACCTAACATATACTTCTTAGGTTTTGCTGGTGTAATCAAGTTTGGCAACGTTCGAATAGGTGGACTGTCCGGGATATACAATGCTCACAATTATAAACTAG GGCATTTCGAAAGGCCTCCCTATAATCAGAGTGAACTTCGGTCTATCTATCATGTTCGTGAATATGATGTTATGAAGCTTATGCAAGTTGAAGAGCCAATTGATATATTTCTTTCACATGATTGGCCTATTGGTATTACTGATTGCGGAAACCTTAGGGAACTTGTCAAGAAGAAACCATATTTTGAGAAAGAG ATCGAGGATAGAACACTTGGTAGCATGCCTGCTGCTAAGCTATTGGATGAGTTAAAACCTTCATATTGGTTTTCTGCTCATCTACACTGCAAATTTTCCGCCCTTGTTCAACACGGGGAATATGGTCCTGTAACAAAGTTTCTTGCACTTGACAAGTGCCTTCCTGGTCGAAAGTTCTTACAG GTTATTGAAGTTCCGTCAGAGCCTGGGCCTTTTGAATTACAGTTTGATGAAGAATGGCTTACAATAACACGGGCACTACATTCTGCCTTCCCCTTAGCTAAGCGTGCTGATTTGAG AAATGTACGAATTGACAAAGAAGGTTGTCGTCAGTGGGTGAAGAATAGATTAAGCACAAGGGGGGCCAAACCCTTTGATTTTGCATCAACGGCTCCGTACTATGATCCTGGTCAATCTGCTTCCAATGCTCCGACAGTTG AACATTATCGTAATCCTCAAACTGAGGCACTGTTACAGTTTCTCGAGCTGCCATATCTTCTTGGTGGATCTGCTGCTTCAAGTGACTCGTTTGATTATTCAGCTTCAGTATCTAAAG